One Asterias rubens chromosome 1, eAstRub1.3, whole genome shotgun sequence genomic region harbors:
- the LOC117305477 gene encoding glycogen phosphorylase, brain form-like, translating to MAAKPKSDVDKQKQISVRGIAEVEDVANFKTTFNRHLHYSLVKDRNVATQRDYYIALAHTVRDHLVGRWIRTQQYYYEKDPKRVYYLSLEYYIGRTLTNTMVNLGIQSQCDEALYQLGLNIEELEDIELDAGLGNGGLGRLAACFLDSMATLGLAAYGYGIRYDYGIFSQKIRDGKQLEEPDDWLRFGNPWEKARPEYTIPINFYGHTEQRGDKTKWVNTTVVFAMPYDSPVPGYRNNTVNTMRLWSAKSPNSFDLSFFNDGDYIKAVLNRNEAENISRVLYPNDNIVEGKELRLKQEYFMVAATLQDIIRRFKSSRFGSKEKVRTSFDSFPDKVALQLNDTHPAMAIPELMRIFVDIEDLTWEKAWELTVKSCAYTNHTILPEALERWPVSMLETVLPRHLQIIYEINARHLSRVAEMYPGDMDRLRRMSIVEEEGGKRINMAHLCLVGTHVVNGVAAIHSKLLTTHVFKDFYEMQPERFQNKTNGITPRRWMLLCNLGLSEVIEERIGDGWTTNLDQLRELETIVNDNNFIMAVQTVKQENKMKLAAYLKKNHNIDLNTVSMFDVHVKRIHEYKRQLLNALHIITMYNRIKKNPNGVFVPRTVMIGGKAAPGYHTAKQIIYLINCIGQVINNDPIVGERLKVVYLENYRVSLAEKVIPAADLSEQISLAGTEASGTGNMKFMLNGALTIGTLDGANVEMKEEMGDDNIFIFGMTVPQVEQLRHEGYNAKQYYDTNTELKQAIDQIMGGFFSPHDPDAFKDLANNLLYHDTYMLLADYADYIEAQDRVNKLFLKPKEWTQKCIMNIAASGKFSSDRTIAEYAREIWGVEPNDIKLPPPNVPPEFREDAINASKEGQKHPSY from the exons ATGGCAGCTAAGCCCAAGTCAGACGTGGACAAACAGAAACAGATTAGCGTCCGAGGGATAGCTGAAGTGGAGGATGTTGCCAATTTCAAGACCACGTTTAACCGACATCTTCATTACAG CCTAGTCAAAGATCGCAATGTTGCAACTCAACGTGACTACTACATTGCCTTGGCCCACACTGTCCGAGATCACCTTGTGGGACGCTGGATAAGAACACAGCAGTACTACTATGAAAAAGATCCCAAG AGAGTGTATTACCTGTCTCTGGAGTATTACATTGGTCGCACACTGACTAATACCATGGTGAATCTGGGAATCCAAAGTCAGTGTGATGAAGCTCTGTATCAG CTGGGATTGAATATTGAGGAGCTGGAGGACATTGAACTAGATGCTGGACTTGGCAATGGAGGTCTCGGAAGACTTGCAG CTTGTTTCCTGGACTCCATGGCAACCCTAGGTCTAGCTGCCTATGGCTATGGTATCCGTTATGACTACGGAATCTTCAGCCAGAAGATCAGGGACGGCAAACAG TTGGAAGAACCTGATGACTGGTTGCGTTTCGGGAACCCATGGGAAAAGGCACGGCCAGAGTATACGATCCCTATTAACTTCTATGGTCACACTGAACAGCGGGGTGACAAGACCAAATGGGTGAATACTAcg GTGGTGTTCGCCATGCCATATGACAGCCCGGTCCCAGGATATCgtaataacactgtcaataccATGAGGTTGTGGTCTGCCAAGTCACCCAACAGCTTTGATCTCAGCTTCt TTAATGATGGTGATTACATCAAAGCTGTGTTGAACAGAAACGAAGCTGAGAACATCTCCAGAGTGCTGTATCCAAATGACAAT ATTGTAGAGGGTAAAGAGCTTCGCCTCAAGCAGGAGTACTTCATGGTTGCAGCAACTCTTCAAGACATCATTCGTCGCTTCAAGTCGTCTCGCTTCGGCAGCAAGGAAAAAGTCCGCACTTCTTTTGATAGCTTCCCAGATAAG GTTGCTTTACAGCTGAATGACACCCACCCTGCCATGGCTATCCCTGAGCTGATGAGGATCTTCGTTGACATTGAGGACTTAACCTGGGAGAAG GCATGGGAGTTAACAGTGAAGTCTTGTGCATATACAAACCACACCATTCTACCTGAGGCTCTGGAGCGTTGGCCCGTCAGCATGCTGGAAACTGTTCTACCTCGACATCTACAGATCATCTATGAGATCAATGCAAGACATCTCAGT AGGGTGGCTGAGATGTATCCAGGTGACATGGACAGGCTTCGTCGTATGTCAATAGTAGAAGAGGAGGGTGGTAAAAGGATTAACATGGCTCATCTCTGCCTGGTAGGAACACACGTTGTCAACGGTGTTGCAGCCATTCACTCCAAGCTTCTCACTACACATGT CTTTAAGGACTTCTATGAAATGCAGCCAGAGCGGTTCCAGAATAAGACCAATGGGATCACACCTCGCCGCTGGATGTTGCTTTGCAACCTGGGACTGTCGGAGGTCATTGAAGAG AGGATTGGTGACGGCTGGACGACCAATCTGGACCAGTTGAGAGAGTTGGAGACCATTGTTAATGACAACAACTTCATTATGGCTGTCCAGACAGTCAAACAG GAAAACAAGATGAAATTGGCAGCCTATCTGAAGAAGAACCACAACATCGATCTGAACACAGTGTCAATGTTTGATGTCCATGTCAAGAGGATTCATGAGTACAAACGTCAACTTCTCAATGCTCTCCACATCATCACTATGTACAACA GGATTAAGAAAAATCCCAATGGAGTGTTCGTTCCTCGAACTGTCATGATCGGAGGCAAGGCTGCCCCTGGTTACCACACAGCCAAACAGATCATCTATCTCATCAACTGTATTGGTCAGGTCATCAACAATGACCCCATCGTCGGTGAACGCCTCAAGGTTGTGTACCTGGAGAACTACAGAGTATCGCTAGCTGAAAAAG TGATTCCTGCCGCGGATCTATCGGAGCAGATCTCTCTAGCAGGGACAGAGGCCTCTGGCACTGGCAACATGAAATTTATG TTGAATGGTGCCCTGACCATCGGTACCCTGGACGGAGCCAATGTGGAGATGAAGGAGGAGATGGGAGATGATAACATCTTCATCTTTGGAATGACTGTACCTCAGGTTGAACAGCTCAGGCATGAAGG GTACAATGCCAAGCAGTACTACGACACTAACACTGAGCTGAAGCAAGCCATTGATCAGATCATGGGAGGATTCTTCTCTCCACACGACCCGGACGCTTTCAAGGATCTTGCAAATAATCTCCTCTATCATGACAC GTATATGCTTCTTGCTGACTATGCTGATTACATTGAAGCCCAGGACAGGGTTAACAAACTCTTCCTT AAACCCAAAGAATGGACCCAGAAGTGCATCATGAACATCGCCGCGTCTGGTAAGTTCTCCAGCGACCGCACCATTGCCGAGTACGCCAGAGAGATCTGGGGGGTGGAGCCCAACGACATCAAGCTGCCCCCTCCCAACGTGCCACCAGAGTTCCGGGAGGACGCCATCAACGCAAGTAAAGAGGGCCAGAAGCACCCCTCGTACTAA